Proteins encoded within one genomic window of Bacillus sp. 1NLA3E:
- the lepB gene encoding signal peptidase I — MTKKKNELWEWTKALVIAVILAAVIRTFLFAPIVVDGLSMMPTLHNSDRMIVNKFSYKIGDPKRFDIIVFHAPEGKDYIKRVIGLPGDEIEYKNDTLYINGKAYKEPYLDEYKKSVIDGPLTEPFTLEEKIGKKKVPADNLFVMGDNRRYSKDSRHIGTVPYKKVLGKTSILYWPIKDMQIVD; from the coding sequence ATGACAAAAAAGAAAAACGAACTTTGGGAATGGACAAAAGCATTAGTAATTGCAGTTATTTTAGCTGCTGTAATTCGCACCTTTTTATTCGCACCAATAGTTGTTGATGGTCTATCTATGATGCCGACACTTCATAATTCGGATCGAATGATTGTTAATAAATTTAGTTATAAAATTGGTGACCCTAAGCGCTTTGATATTATTGTTTTCCACGCTCCAGAAGGTAAAGATTACATAAAACGTGTAATTGGCTTACCCGGTGATGAAATAGAATATAAAAATGATACCCTTTATATAAATGGGAAAGCATATAAAGAGCCATACTTAGATGAATATAAAAAATCAGTCATTGATGGCCCGCTAACGGAGCCGTTTACTCTCGAAGAAAAAATCGGCAAGAAGAAGGTACCAGCAGATAATTTATTTGTTATGGGTGATAATCGCCGTTATAGTAAAGACTCAAGACATATCGGTACGGTACCATATAAAAAGGTGTTAGGAAAGACAAGCATCCTATATTGGCCAATAAAGGATATGCAGATTGTGGATTAA
- the ylqF gene encoding ribosome biogenesis GTPase YlqF: MTIQWFPGHMAKARREVTEKLKLVDIIFELVDARVPFSSRNPMIDEIIQHKPRLVLLNKADMADREVTKQWIRYFQDNGVAALAINSQEGIGMKEIVIEAKKLLSEKFDKMKSRGINPRAIRAMIVGIPNAGKSTLINRLAKKNIAKTGNTPGVTKAQQWIKVGKELELLDTPGILWPKFDDQEVGLKLAVTGAIKDTLLNMYEIAAYALQYLERVYPERLKERYKLEMIPEDTVEQFNVIGKFRGCLVGGGEVDYDKVSELIIREIRMEKLGPLSFERPSDLLEKIDELENESRPV; encoded by the coding sequence ATGACGATTCAATGGTTCCCCGGACATATGGCAAAAGCTCGCCGAGAGGTGACAGAAAAGCTTAAACTGGTTGATATCATATTTGAATTGGTGGATGCTAGGGTTCCTTTTTCATCTAGAAATCCGATGATTGATGAGATAATCCAGCATAAACCGAGATTGGTTTTATTAAATAAAGCCGATATGGCTGATCGGGAAGTAACGAAACAATGGATTCGTTATTTTCAAGATAATGGAGTCGCCGCATTAGCAATTAATTCTCAAGAAGGCATTGGAATGAAAGAAATTGTTATTGAGGCAAAAAAACTTCTAAGTGAAAAATTTGATAAAATGAAATCTAGAGGAATTAATCCTAGGGCAATTAGAGCCATGATTGTCGGGATTCCCAATGCCGGAAAATCAACTCTTATCAACCGTCTAGCCAAGAAAAACATTGCCAAAACCGGTAATACTCCTGGGGTAACAAAAGCACAGCAATGGATAAAGGTTGGCAAGGAGTTGGAGTTACTAGATACTCCTGGTATTCTCTGGCCAAAGTTTGACGATCAAGAGGTAGGTCTGAAATTAGCCGTAACAGGGGCAATTAAAGACACGCTCCTTAATATGTATGAAATTGCAGCATATGCCCTTCAATATTTGGAAAGAGTGTACCCTGAAAGGCTGAAGGAACGATACAAACTTGAAATGATTCCGGAAGATACAGTGGAGCAGTTTAATGTAATTGGAAAATTCCGTGGCTGCTTAGTTGGTGGTGGAGAAGTAGATTACGATAAGGTCTCCGAATTGATTATCCGTGAAATCCGGATGGAGAAATTAGGTCCGCTCAGTTTTGAAAGACCAAGCGATCTTTTGGAAAAAATCGACGAGCTAGAGAATGAATCAAGACCCGTATAA
- a CDS encoding ribonuclease HII, which yields MSKLSIREIAERLKSYQKDDEQFIRIISNDERKGVQQLVLKWKRQCEQENLAREKFAEMSKYEISVRKQGYQLIAGIDEVGRGPLAGPVVAAAVILPEDFLLFGIDDSKKLTETKREEYYDQIMAKAISVSIGSISPEEIDNINIYEATKKAMLAAVSGLDTAPDFLLIDAMKLTSPYPYEAIIKGDAKSISIAAASIVAKVTRDRLMKEIGLVYPEYGFANNMGYGTKEHLIAIEKNGITPHHRKSFAPVKDYV from the coding sequence GTGAGTAAATTATCAATTAGAGAAATTGCTGAGCGTTTAAAGAGTTACCAAAAAGACGACGAACAGTTTATTAGAATTATTTCTAATGATGAACGAAAAGGTGTCCAGCAGCTTGTATTAAAATGGAAAAGACAGTGCGAGCAGGAAAATCTCGCTCGCGAAAAATTTGCAGAAATGAGCAAATATGAAATATCTGTCCGAAAGCAAGGGTACCAATTAATAGCTGGAATCGATGAAGTAGGCCGCGGACCACTTGCAGGTCCCGTTGTTGCAGCTGCTGTTATTTTACCTGAAGACTTTTTGCTTTTTGGAATAGACGATTCCAAAAAGTTAACTGAAACAAAGCGTGAAGAGTACTATGACCAAATAATGGCCAAAGCAATCTCCGTAAGTATAGGATCTATTTCTCCAGAAGAAATCGATAACATAAATATTTATGAAGCAACAAAAAAAGCTATGCTAGCAGCGGTTTCTGGCCTAGATACCGCACCCGATTTTCTGCTCATAGATGCAATGAAGCTAACTTCACCCTACCCTTATGAAGCAATTATAAAAGGTGATGCCAAAAGCATTTCGATTGCAGCTGCCTCTATTGTTGCAAAGGTAACAAGAGACCGACTGATGAAAGAAATTGGACTTGTTTATCCAGAGTATGGCTTTGCCAACAATATGGGCTATGGAACGAAAGAACACCTAATAGCTATTGAAAAAAACGGGATTACTCCACATCATCGAAAAAGTTTTGCACCAGTCAAAGATTATGTATAA
- the sucC gene encoding ADP-forming succinate--CoA ligase subunit beta, translated as MNIHEYQGKEILRKYGVSVPNGKVAFTVEEAVEAATSLGTKVCVVKAQIHAGGRGKAGGVKVAKNLDEVRTYATEILGKTLVTHQTGPEGKEVKRLLIEEGCDIKKEYYVGLVLDRATSQVVLMASEEGGTEIEEVAEATPEKIFKEQIDPIIGLTAFQARRIAFSINIPKELVNQAVKFMLGLYTAFIENDCAIAEINPLVTTGDGKVMALDAKLNFDDNALYRQKEVLAYRDLDEEDSKEIEASKYDLSYVSLDGNIGCMVNGAGLAMATMDIVKHYSGDPANFLDVGGGATAEKVTEAFKIILSDPNVKGIFVNIFGGIMKCDVIATGVVEAAKQVGLEVPLVVRLEGTNVDLGKKILNESGLSIIAAESMADGAQKIVSLVKDGLGKENTCERIH; from the coding sequence ATGAATATCCATGAGTATCAAGGGAAAGAAATCCTCAGAAAATACGGGGTATCTGTACCGAACGGGAAAGTGGCTTTTACAGTTGAGGAAGCTGTCGAAGCAGCAACATCTCTTGGAACAAAAGTTTGTGTTGTAAAGGCACAAATTCACGCAGGTGGTAGGGGTAAAGCCGGCGGAGTTAAAGTAGCTAAAAACCTAGATGAAGTTCGTACATATGCAACCGAAATCTTAGGAAAAACTTTAGTGACTCATCAAACAGGCCCAGAAGGCAAAGAAGTCAAACGCTTGTTAATTGAAGAAGGCTGTGACATTAAAAAAGAATATTATGTTGGACTAGTATTAGATCGTGCTACATCCCAAGTTGTCTTAATGGCATCTGAAGAGGGTGGAACAGAGATCGAAGAAGTGGCTGAGGCAACACCTGAAAAAATCTTTAAGGAACAGATTGATCCTATCATTGGACTTACAGCTTTCCAAGCTCGTCGAATTGCCTTCTCAATCAATATTCCTAAAGAACTTGTAAACCAAGCAGTAAAATTCATGTTAGGGTTATATACGGCCTTTATTGAAAACGATTGCGCCATTGCTGAAATCAATCCACTAGTAACAACTGGGGATGGGAAAGTTATGGCTTTAGATGCAAAATTAAACTTTGATGATAACGCTTTATATCGCCAAAAGGAAGTACTAGCCTATCGTGACTTAGATGAAGAGGATTCCAAAGAGATTGAAGCATCAAAGTACGACCTAAGCTATGTTTCATTAGACGGAAATATCGGTTGTATGGTTAACGGTGCTGGTCTTGCAATGGCAACAATGGATATCGTCAAACATTATAGTGGAGACCCTGCAAACTTCCTTGATGTTGGTGGCGGAGCAACAGCTGAAAAAGTAACAGAAGCATTTAAAATTATCCTTTCAGATCCAAACGTTAAAGGAATTTTTGTCAACATTTTTGGCGGTATTATGAAATGTGATGTTATCGCTACAGGTGTGGTTGAAGCTGCGAAACAAGTTGGTCTTGAGGTGCCACTTGTTGTTCGATTAGAAGGAACAAACGTTGACCTTGGAAAGAAAATCTTAAATGAGTCAGGTTTAAGCATTATCGCAGCAGAATCTATGGCTGATGGAGCACAAAAAATCGTTTCCTTAGTAAAGGATGGATTAGGAAAGGAGAATACATGTGAGCGTATACATTAA
- the sucD gene encoding succinate--CoA ligase subunit alpha gives MSVYINKDTKVIVQGITGATALFHTKQMLEYGTKIVGGTSPGKGGTEVEGVPVFNTVKDAVRITGATASVIYVPAAFAADAILEAVEAELDLAICITEHIPVLDMVKVKRYMEGKKTRLVGPNCPGVITADECKIGIMPGYIHTKGHVGVVSRSGTLTYEAVHQLTQAGIGQTTAVGIGGDPVNGTNFIDALSAFNEDPETYAVIMIGEIGGTAEEEAAEWVKANMTKPVVGFIGGRTAPAGKRMGHAGAIISGGKGTADEKIRVMNECGIKVAETPSVMGETLIEVIKDKGIYDLCKTH, from the coding sequence GTGAGCGTATACATTAATAAAGATACTAAAGTTATTGTACAAGGAATAACAGGTGCGACAGCATTATTTCATACAAAACAAATGCTTGAATATGGTACGAAAATTGTTGGCGGAACATCCCCAGGTAAGGGTGGAACTGAAGTTGAGGGTGTACCTGTATTCAATACAGTTAAAGATGCTGTCCGAATTACAGGTGCAACCGCTTCCGTTATTTATGTACCAGCCGCCTTTGCTGCTGATGCAATTTTAGAAGCAGTGGAAGCAGAGCTTGACCTTGCTATTTGTATAACAGAGCATATTCCTGTTTTAGACATGGTTAAGGTAAAGCGTTATATGGAAGGTAAAAAGACTCGACTTGTGGGCCCAAACTGCCCAGGCGTCATTACAGCTGATGAGTGCAAAATTGGAATTATGCCAGGTTATATCCATACAAAGGGACATGTTGGTGTCGTCTCCCGCTCTGGAACATTAACATATGAAGCAGTGCATCAATTGACACAGGCTGGAATCGGTCAAACAACAGCGGTTGGGATTGGCGGAGACCCTGTAAATGGGACAAACTTTATTGATGCTTTAAGTGCCTTCAATGAAGACCCAGAAACATATGCTGTCATTATGATTGGTGAAATCGGTGGAACAGCTGAAGAAGAAGCAGCAGAATGGGTTAAGGCAAACATGACAAAACCAGTTGTCGGCTTCATTGGCGGTCGTACAGCGCCTGCAGGTAAGCGTATGGGTCATGCTGGAGCGATTATTTCTGGTGGTAAAGGGACGGCTGATGAGAAAATCCGTGTCATGAATGAATGTGGAATCAAGGTTGCGGAAACACCATCTGTAATGGGTGAAACATTAATTGAAGTAATTAAGGACAAAGGTATATACGATTTGTGTAAAACTCATTAA
- the dprA gene encoding DNA-processing protein DprA — MDLFQKKLILLHHWKGLSWSMTQTIIKNDPTLESFNSFTVVELRHVGVPVQTTKLQDLPLNATLELLNHYQRNGINPITIFDDQYPPLLKEIYQPPWVIFAKGNLQFLKNTKKIAVVGSRNATSYGKMAIQILFPELINQGFIIVSGLATGIDALSHDYAMKLGGNTIGVIAGGFDHIYPKENLILAKEMFENQLIISEYPPGSRPERWHFPLRNRIISGMCLGTLIIEAQRKSGSLITASYAVNEGREVFAVPGNIFSPHSMGTNDLIQQGAKLVKTGADITEEFSFFS, encoded by the coding sequence ATGGATCTTTTTCAAAAGAAGCTAATCCTCCTCCATCACTGGAAGGGATTGAGTTGGTCTATGACGCAAACCATTATTAAAAATGACCCCACACTAGAATCCTTCAATTCTTTTACAGTTGTAGAGCTTCGCCATGTCGGAGTCCCTGTACAAACCACTAAGTTGCAAGACCTACCCTTAAACGCTACCCTCGAGCTCCTCAACCACTATCAACGAAATGGTATTAATCCAATCACTATTTTTGACGATCAATATCCACCGCTGCTTAAGGAGATTTATCAACCTCCATGGGTTATTTTCGCCAAAGGGAATCTGCAATTTCTGAAGAATACTAAAAAAATTGCCGTAGTTGGATCACGAAATGCAACATCTTATGGAAAAATGGCTATTCAAATTCTATTTCCTGAACTAATTAATCAGGGATTTATTATCGTTAGTGGATTAGCTACTGGCATTGATGCTCTTAGTCACGATTATGCGATGAAGCTAGGTGGGAATACAATAGGAGTGATTGCAGGAGGTTTTGACCACATTTATCCAAAGGAAAACCTTATCCTTGCGAAAGAGATGTTCGAGAACCAGTTGATTATTTCCGAGTATCCACCTGGATCTAGACCTGAAAGATGGCATTTTCCATTAAGAAATAGGATTATTAGTGGAATGTGTCTAGGTACATTGATCATCGAAGCGCAAAGGAAAAGCGGTTCATTAATTACTGCAAGCTATGCTGTAAACGAGGGAAGAGAAGTTTTTGCAGTCCCTGGAAATATTTTTAGTCCTCATTCTATGGGTACTAATGACTTGATTCAACAAGGTGCAAAGCTAGTCAAAACAGGAGCAGATATAACCGAGGAATTCTCTTTTTTTTCATAG
- the topA gene encoding type I DNA topoisomerase, with product MSDYLVIVESPAKAKTIERYLGKKYKVKASMGHVRDLPKSQMGVYKEDNFEPKYITIRGKGPVLKELKTAAKKAKKIYLAADPDREGEAIAWHLAHSLNVDITSDCRVVFNEITKDAITESFKHPRPINMNLVDAQQARRILDRLVGYNISPLLWKKVKKGLSAGRVQSVAVRLIIDREKEIKDFIPEEYWSINAEFLLGTEMFEASFYGIGKEKVELHSEDDVNNVLAQLKGNKFTVDSVTKKERRRNPAVPFTTSSLQQEAARKLNFRAKKTMMLAQQLYEGIDLGKEGTVGLITYMRTDSTRISEVAQKEANEYIQNKFGEAYLQTEKRKEKKQSNAQDAHEAVRPTSTLREPSSLKEFLSRDQLRLYKLIWERFLASQMAQAVMDTMSVDLKNGEVKFRATGSKVKFPGFMKVYVEGTDDQTEESEKMLPNLQENDKVLKKDIEPKQHFTQPPPRYTEARLVKTLEELGIGRPSTYAPTLDTIQKRGYVSLDNKRFVPTELGEIIHVLILEFFPEVLNVDFTAIMEQNLDNVEDGKVNWVNIISDFYQGFEKSLEKAELEMQHVEIKDEPAGEDCELCQNPMVFKMGRYGKFMACSNFPDCRNTKPIVKDIGVKCPSCKEGNVIERKSKKKRIFYGCDQYPGCEFISWDKPLPRNCPKCDSVLVEKKLKKGVQVQCIQCDYKEEQQK from the coding sequence ATGTCAGATTATCTTGTAATCGTTGAATCGCCAGCAAAAGCGAAAACGATTGAACGGTATCTTGGAAAAAAATATAAAGTTAAAGCATCCATGGGTCATGTTCGTGATTTGCCGAAGAGCCAAATGGGCGTATATAAAGAGGACAACTTTGAACCTAAGTACATAACGATTCGTGGAAAAGGTCCTGTTTTAAAAGAATTGAAGACAGCGGCAAAAAAAGCGAAGAAAATTTATCTCGCAGCTGACCCCGATAGAGAGGGAGAGGCGATTGCGTGGCATTTAGCGCACAGCTTAAACGTAGATATAACATCTGATTGTCGAGTTGTTTTTAATGAAATTACCAAGGATGCCATAACGGAATCGTTTAAACACCCACGACCGATTAACATGAATTTGGTGGATGCGCAGCAAGCACGTCGGATTTTGGACAGATTGGTTGGTTATAATATTAGCCCACTTTTATGGAAAAAAGTGAAGAAAGGGCTAAGTGCCGGACGTGTTCAATCAGTTGCTGTTAGGCTAATTATCGACCGTGAGAAGGAAATTAAAGATTTTATACCAGAAGAATACTGGTCTATTAACGCGGAGTTCTTGCTAGGAACGGAGATGTTTGAAGCATCATTTTACGGAATCGGGAAGGAAAAAGTAGAACTTCATTCCGAAGATGACGTAAACAATGTTCTAGCACAGCTAAAGGGTAATAAATTTACTGTCGATTCCGTTACGAAAAAGGAACGAAGAAGAAACCCGGCAGTGCCATTTACTACTTCCTCTTTACAACAAGAGGCAGCTCGGAAGTTAAATTTTAGAGCAAAGAAAACGATGATGTTAGCTCAGCAACTTTATGAAGGAATCGATCTTGGTAAAGAAGGTACGGTTGGATTAATCACTTATATGAGAACAGATTCAACCCGTATCTCTGAAGTCGCCCAAAAAGAAGCGAATGAATATATTCAAAATAAGTTTGGTGAAGCTTACCTTCAGACTGAGAAAAGAAAAGAAAAGAAACAATCAAACGCCCAAGATGCTCATGAAGCAGTTCGTCCGACTAGCACTCTTCGTGAGCCAAGCAGTTTGAAAGAATTTCTTTCGCGAGATCAACTTAGATTGTATAAGCTAATTTGGGAACGATTTTTAGCTAGTCAAATGGCTCAAGCGGTGATGGACACCATGAGTGTTGACCTAAAAAATGGTGAGGTCAAATTTAGAGCTACGGGATCAAAAGTAAAATTCCCTGGATTTATGAAGGTATATGTAGAGGGTACAGATGATCAGACGGAAGAAAGCGAAAAAATGCTTCCAAATCTTCAGGAAAACGATAAAGTGCTTAAAAAGGACATTGAGCCAAAGCAGCATTTTACGCAACCACCACCACGATATACCGAGGCGAGGTTAGTAAAAACACTTGAAGAACTTGGGATAGGTCGACCATCGACGTACGCTCCAACCCTGGATACGATTCAAAAAAGAGGATATGTATCCTTAGACAATAAGCGGTTTGTACCAACTGAGTTAGGTGAAATCATTCATGTGTTAATACTTGAATTTTTTCCAGAAGTATTAAATGTAGACTTCACCGCAATAATGGAACAAAACCTTGACAATGTTGAGGACGGAAAAGTAAATTGGGTTAATATCATCAGCGACTTTTATCAAGGTTTTGAAAAAAGTCTTGAAAAAGCTGAATTAGAAATGCAACATGTGGAAATAAAAGATGAACCTGCTGGGGAAGACTGCGAGTTATGTCAGAACCCGATGGTTTTTAAAATGGGCCGCTATGGAAAATTCATGGCTTGTAGTAATTTTCCAGATTGCCGTAATACGAAACCAATTGTTAAGGATATTGGTGTTAAGTGTCCTAGTTGTAAGGAAGGCAATGTCATTGAGCGAAAAAGTAAGAAAAAGCGGATTTTCTATGGCTGTGATCAATATCCTGGATGCGAATTTATTTCTTGGGATAAGCCATTGCCACGTAATTGTCCAAAATGTGACAGCGTGTTAGTAGAAAAGAAACTCAAAAAAGGTGTCCAAGTTCAATGTATCCAGTGTGATTACAAAGAAGAACAGCAAAAATAA
- the trmFO gene encoding FADH(2)-oxidizing methylenetetrahydrofolate--tRNA-(uracil(54)-C(5))-methyltransferase TrmFO → MEVSVNVIGAGLAGSEAAWQIAKRGIKVRLYEMRPVKQTPAHHTDKFAELVCSNSLRANTLTNAVGVLKEEMRMLDSIIMGAADACAVPAGGALAVDRHEFAEYVTKQVKEHPNVTVIHEEVTEIPEGPTVIATGPLTSELLSKKLTELSGEDYLYFYDAAAPIIEKDSINLDKVYLKSRYDKGEAAYLNCPMTEEEFERFYEALISAETVPLKEFEKEVFFEGCMPIEVMANRGKKTMLFGPMKPVGLEDPSTGKRPFAVVQLRQDDAAGTLYNIVGFQTHLKWGPQKEVLQLIPGLEQAEIVRYGVMHRNTFMNSPKVLNATYQFKTRSDLFFAGQMTGVEGYVESAASGLIAGVNMARYVLGKETVEFPPETAMGSMARYITTANPKSFQPMNANFGLFPELPEKIRGKKERNEQHANRAIQTIQNFVKVL, encoded by the coding sequence ATGGAAGTGTCAGTAAACGTAATCGGAGCAGGATTGGCAGGTAGTGAAGCAGCATGGCAAATAGCAAAACGCGGTATTAAGGTTCGTTTATATGAAATGAGACCAGTGAAACAAACCCCTGCTCATCATACAGACAAATTTGCCGAATTGGTATGTAGCAATTCATTGCGCGCTAATACGCTAACAAATGCTGTCGGTGTATTAAAAGAAGAAATGAGAATGTTAGACTCAATCATCATGGGAGCTGCAGACGCCTGTGCAGTCCCAGCTGGAGGGGCATTGGCTGTTGACCGCCATGAATTTGCAGAATATGTAACCAAACAAGTGAAGGAACATCCCAACGTAACTGTTATCCACGAAGAAGTAACGGAAATTCCTGAGGGTCCCACTGTCATTGCTACAGGTCCGTTAACTAGTGAATTACTCTCTAAAAAATTAACAGAGTTAAGTGGAGAAGATTATCTTTATTTTTACGATGCAGCAGCACCGATTATTGAAAAAGATAGCATCAATCTGGATAAAGTTTATTTAAAGTCAAGATATGACAAGGGTGAAGCAGCCTATTTAAATTGTCCGATGACCGAGGAAGAATTTGAACGCTTTTATGAAGCATTGATCAGTGCAGAGACTGTTCCTTTAAAGGAGTTTGAAAAAGAAGTATTCTTTGAAGGCTGTATGCCGATTGAAGTCATGGCAAATCGAGGTAAGAAAACAATGCTGTTTGGCCCAATGAAGCCTGTAGGATTAGAAGACCCCAGCACTGGAAAGAGACCTTTTGCAGTCGTTCAATTGCGTCAAGATGATGCAGCCGGTACTTTATATAATATTGTCGGCTTTCAGACACATTTAAAATGGGGTCCGCAAAAAGAAGTGTTACAATTAATACCTGGCTTAGAACAAGCTGAAATTGTCCGTTACGGTGTTATGCATCGGAATACGTTCATGAACTCACCAAAAGTATTAAATGCGACCTATCAATTTAAAACGCGCAGTGATTTGTTTTTTGCTGGTCAAATGACCGGGGTTGAAGGTTATGTAGAATCAGCAGCAAGTGGTCTCATTGCTGGGGTAAACATGGCCAGATATGTACTTGGAAAAGAAACGGTAGAATTTCCTCCTGAAACAGCGATGGGAAGCATGGCCCGATATATTACAACAGCCAATCCTAAAAGCTTTCAGCCAATGAATGCAAATTTCGGATTATTTCCAGAACTTCCGGAAAAAATTAGAGGGAAAAAGGAACGAAATGAACAGCATGCAAACAGAGCAATACAAACAATTCAGAACTTTGTGAAAGTTTTGTAA
- the xerC gene encoding tyrosine recombinase XerC gives MTANVNVSLKLFIEYLQIEKNSSQYTIEYYQHDIREFLMFMSEQGIDHFEHVQYLDVRIYLTKLYEKKLARKSVARKVSSLRSFYKFLLREEMVKDNPFSLVSIPKIEKRLPAFFYETELDQLFKACDLTTPLGQRNKALLELLYATGIRVSELCQISLKDLDMFISTVLVHGKGQKQRYVPFGSFAHDALELYIQQGRQEILSSKKDDHDFLFVNFRGGPLTPRGVRTILNSVIDRSALSGKIHPHMLRHTFATHLLNNGADMRTVQELLGHAFLSSTQVYTHVTKEFLRKTYMSHHPRA, from the coding sequence TTGACGGCAAATGTGAACGTTTCTTTAAAGTTATTTATTGAATATTTACAAATAGAAAAAAATTCTTCACAATATACAATTGAATATTATCAACATGATATTAGAGAATTCCTTATGTTCATGTCTGAACAAGGAATCGATCATTTTGAGCATGTGCAATATTTAGATGTAAGGATTTATTTAACTAAACTGTATGAGAAAAAACTTGCCAGAAAGTCAGTGGCCCGTAAAGTCTCTAGTTTACGCAGTTTTTATAAATTCTTACTCAGAGAAGAAATGGTAAAAGATAACCCCTTTTCTTTAGTATCCATACCCAAAATTGAAAAGCGACTACCTGCTTTTTTTTACGAAACAGAACTTGACCAACTTTTTAAAGCCTGTGATTTAACAACCCCACTCGGTCAAAGAAATAAAGCATTACTAGAGCTTCTTTATGCTACTGGAATTCGTGTCAGCGAATTGTGCCAAATTAGTTTAAAAGATTTAGATATGTTTATTTCGACTGTTCTTGTACACGGGAAAGGGCAAAAGCAAAGATATGTACCTTTTGGAAGCTTTGCACATGACGCGTTAGAATTGTACATACAACAAGGGAGACAAGAAATTCTCTCAAGTAAAAAGGACGATCACGACTTCTTGTTTGTGAATTTTCGAGGAGGTCCTTTAACACCAAGGGGAGTTCGAACAATTTTAAATTCTGTCATCGATAGGTCAGCATTAAGCGGTAAGATTCATCCACATATGCTACGCCATACCTTTGCTACTCATCTTTTAAACAACGGAGCCGATATGCGTACAGTGCAAGAGTTACTTGGTCATGCCTTCCTTTCGTCGACTCAAGTTTACACACATGTTACAAAAGAGTTTCTACGAAAAACATATATGTCTCATCATCCGAGGGCTTAA
- the hslV gene encoding ATP-dependent protease subunit HslV, which yields MTQFHATTIFAVQHNGKCAMAGDGQVTFGNTVVMKHTARKVRKLFNGKVIAGFAGSVADAFTLFELFEGKLEEYNGNLQRAAVELAKKWRSDKMLRQLEAMLIVMNEKDLLLISGTGEVIEPDDGILAIGSGGNYALAAGRALKKYTGDHLTAREIAQSALEIAADICVFTNDHIIVEEL from the coding sequence ATGACTCAATTTCATGCTACTACGATTTTTGCTGTCCAACATAATGGAAAGTGTGCGATGGCTGGCGACGGTCAAGTCACATTTGGGAATACAGTTGTGATGAAACACACAGCCAGAAAAGTCAGAAAGTTGTTTAATGGAAAAGTGATTGCTGGTTTTGCTGGTTCAGTTGCAGATGCATTTACATTATTTGAATTGTTTGAGGGAAAACTCGAAGAATATAACGGTAATCTTCAAAGAGCTGCGGTAGAATTGGCGAAGAAGTGGCGAAGCGATAAAATGTTAAGACAATTGGAAGCCATGTTGATTGTTATGAATGAAAAGGATTTACTGTTAATTTCAGGGACTGGTGAAGTGATTGAGCCCGATGATGGTATTTTGGCAATTGGCTCTGGTGGCAATTATGCATTAGCTGCAGGACGAGCTTTAAAAAAATACACTGGTGATCATTTAACTGCTCGGGAAATTGCTCAGTCAGCACTTGAAATTGCGGCTGACATTTGTGTTTTTACAAATGACCATATTATTGTTGAAGAGCTTTAA